From a region of the Synechococcus sp. RS9916 genome:
- a CDS encoding PP2C family protein-serine/threonine phosphatase — translation MSSKPTRRHSSPHQRHAAAQPMTATASLRQLFDSFAREQRSSQELLASLAFALRSFTNLHRFLELVPVVASRLVGVDGALLVPFTAEGRIWREQLQMLPEQRSTELLRQIASFDPGMVEGFGADDRQLQALDHLVQRHLGRAGLFATSLVARGRQRGRLYVFSSAGPLAWSDVHRRHVQLVADLTGVAVEHDLMLQEARRHERVDRQLSIGAEIQAQLLPDHCPVIEGVELAARCRPAFQVGGDYYDFIPTRPDLMGRRRERGRWALVMGDVMGKGVPAGLLMTMLRGMLRAEVLSGLPPDRILHDLNQLAQEDLAQSHRFVTLFYSDYDPRTRRLRYANAAHNPPLIWRAQQRSIGRLDAPGLLIGLQPEAEYGFGEVVLEPGDVLLYYTDGVTEAPGITGDRFDEERLIRSLEAACRSGTGSQGILDQLFTRLDRFVGMDRQLEDDASMVVLKVPDEVMLPSVPRLHGLTS, via the coding sequence GTGAGCAGCAAGCCAACCCGACGCCATTCCTCGCCGCATCAACGCCATGCGGCGGCCCAGCCGATGACGGCAACAGCGTCGCTGCGGCAGCTGTTCGACAGTTTTGCTCGCGAACAGCGCTCCAGTCAGGAGTTGTTGGCTTCTCTGGCCTTTGCGCTGCGCAGTTTCACCAACCTGCACCGCTTCCTGGAGTTGGTGCCCGTCGTGGCCTCCCGTTTGGTGGGCGTCGATGGTGCGTTGCTGGTGCCCTTCACCGCTGAGGGGCGGATCTGGCGGGAACAGCTGCAGATGCTCCCGGAGCAACGATCCACCGAGTTGCTGCGTCAGATCGCCTCCTTTGATCCAGGGATGGTGGAAGGGTTTGGTGCTGATGATCGCCAGCTCCAGGCCCTGGATCATCTGGTCCAGCGTCACCTCGGCCGGGCAGGGTTGTTTGCCACCTCGTTGGTGGCGCGGGGGCGGCAGCGCGGTCGTCTCTATGTGTTCAGCAGTGCGGGTCCGCTGGCCTGGAGTGATGTGCACCGCCGCCATGTGCAATTGGTGGCGGATCTCACCGGGGTGGCGGTGGAGCATGACCTGATGCTCCAGGAGGCGCGCCGCCATGAGCGGGTGGATCGCCAGCTCAGCATTGGCGCTGAGATTCAGGCTCAGCTGTTGCCGGATCACTGCCCTGTGATCGAAGGGGTGGAGCTTGCCGCCCGTTGCCGCCCCGCGTTCCAGGTGGGGGGTGATTACTACGACTTCATTCCGACCCGCCCCGACCTGATGGGCCGCCGCCGTGAGCGGGGGCGTTGGGCCCTGGTGATGGGTGATGTGATGGGCAAGGGTGTGCCCGCAGGACTGTTGATGACCATGTTGCGCGGCATGCTGCGCGCTGAGGTGCTCAGCGGTCTGCCGCCAGATCGCATTCTTCACGATCTCAATCAACTAGCCCAGGAGGACCTGGCGCAGTCTCACCGCTTTGTCACGCTCTTTTATTCCGACTACGACCCGCGCACCCGACGGCTTCGCTATGCCAACGCGGCCCACAACCCACCGTTGATCTGGCGTGCCCAGCAGCGCAGCATCGGTCGTTTGGATGCTCCCGGATTATTGATCGGTCTCCAGCCAGAGGCTGAATACGGCTTCGGGGAGGTGGTGCTCGAGCCCGGCGATGTGCTGCTCTATTACACCGACGGTGTCACCGAGGCACCGGGGATCACCGGCGATCGTTTTGATGAAGAGCGTTTGATTCGCAGCCTCGAGGCTGCTTGCCGGTCTGGTACTGGATCCCAGGGAATTCTTGATCAGTTGTTCACCCGCTTGGATCGCTTCGTGGGGATGGATCGTCAGCTGGAAGATGACGCCTCCATGGTGGTGTTGAAGGTGCCCGACGAGGTGATGCTCCCCTCCGTTCCCCGCCTCCATGGCCTGACAAGCTGA